The genomic interval tttttagaaaaaaaatctgattttctgatttttaatctcctctcattccttttatactatttccaaaatcggaaacgaacttccgacgttaataactttcgcgtccgacgtccgattcgaacgcatgacatgtccacgaattcgtatcgatgagctctacgactttcgtgaaggaagttttcacaaccgagcgacggaataaaagtcgatctatacgttgcggtaacgttacgttttctaattaaacgatccgagaacgtttccgttttcgttccgaaatgtcgcaaacctccaattgtcgtcttgaattaatttcacaagtttaacactttgaaaatactcgacatttagtttctaaaaattcgggttattacaacaaTAGTTTAATCAGTAAAGTTGGTACATAAACTTTGAAGTAGtgaaattttttgtttgtgtaaGGTAATCACTAATCAGTTTAAACTTGAGTTGTGGGAGATAGTACTtttttcattatatttgtGGATTTTATTGATGGATGTTTATTGGGCACTTGCATGCATCCGTTTATGTAATGATGATATCATGCTGACAGGAATTTCTATCCAGTATCTATCATGATAGTTATATCATGTTGTAGCTTAATGCTTTCTTATTTTCCATTGATATGAACTTTTAAGAAATTACATATAGGGGAGTACAAGTTACCAACAGCTTATGTAGTTGTTGCATCTATTCTTTTGCAGGAAATACAGCATATTGGGTAAGCATCAAGTGAATCAAGACCCAAAAGAGCTCAATTCTTCAACTAGAGCTGTTAAATCTGAGAACGATGAACCGCCTTCTACGACTGCCTTCTTGGCCATCTCTCGGAGCACTTTAGACTTGCTTCTCATTCTTTCTGCTTCTGCACCCATCATGATTTCTGTCACAGCCTTCTCTATGGCCTCCCTTTTCACACTGGCTTCGCCCTTCACATTGTCATCCTCAACTGTAGCCCACTTTTCAGCACCAACAGCAACACCAATCCCAAGTAACTGATTCACCAGCTTCTCATTGTAAAACTGCTCTCCAGACACTGGCCACGTGATCAGTGGCACTCCAGCACAGACACCTTCAAGGATAGAATTCCACCCACAATGAGTCAAAAACGCCCCAACTGCTTCATGCTCAAGAATGAGTAATTGGGGAGCCCAACCTCTTACAATCAATCCTTTACCTTCCATTCTTTTCTCAAAGTCTTCAGGCAACCAGGGTTCTTTATCTCTCTTCTTCACAACCCAAATGAATTGCTGGTGAGAAGCCTCAAGAGCCAAGGCAATTTCTAGTAGCTGACAGTCACTGAAATTGGTCAGGCTtccaaaacatatataaacaaCTGATTTTGGTGTCTTAGAATTAAGCCAATTTAAGCATTCGTGTACTGCATCAACAGAGCCTCCGCTTCCCCTCTctgctttttctttctctgccTTGTTGCACAAGGATACTGGTCCAATATGCCATGCCTTCCTTCCAATCACATTACTGTAGTGATCTGCATAATTTGATTCGAGTTCATAGAAGCTGTTAACAATAACCCCATAGCTCTTGTTTTCAGCCTCTCTGGATGCTTTGACCAGCTTCATGAACTCTGTTTTGCCATCTGTTTTAAGAAATGATGGCACTTCATTTCTGGTTGTTTTGATCTCATCTGGGAGATTAGGAATGACAAAAGGTTCTGAATCTGATGAAACCTTCAGCTGAGGCTGGTACTCCATGACACTCATTGAAGCACACATGGAGAAGAAACCAGTTCCATTAAAAATGAGCCTTGGAATCCCGAACTTGGCGGCAATATCAGTAGCCCAATGAAACATAGAGTCTGCAACAAGGAAGTGAGGGCGATGTTGGTCTAACATCTGTTCTACCTTTGGTTCGATCAGACTCATTGCTTTCAAAAACTTTTCCTTCATCTCTTGGGTTGTTGCTGAGTTAGAGGTTTCAATTCCGTCTGGTAATCCTGCTTCAACAGATGGGAATTTGAAGACAAGAAGTTCAATTTCAAAACCTAAGTTTTTGCTTGTTTGGATTGCTTTTGAGAGAACTTTTGCATTGACAGTGGTGGTTACTAATGTGGCTTTCAGACCACGTGAAGCAAATAGTTTGGCTATGTCCATGAGGGGTAAAGTGTGCCCTGGAGCCATATATGGAAGGAAGAAAATGTGAAGCTGCTGATCAGTCTTAGATTCCATGGATACTTCAACAGAATAGCTGATCTGCACACCGAAAACACACTAATGATGAAGGTAAACAAGTAGAAGTTGAATGACAGATAACACATGGAAAGTTTGGGTATTAATAATATCAGGTAAGGACCTCGCTGGCTTAAACAAAGAATTGCAAGACAAAGTCTTGGGTGGCAAGACTTGTTGTTTGGTACGAACTGAAACAAGGTTGGACTGCAATAAAGTATTTCAAAAAGAAGATTGTTGAGTAATTGATCAGCATAATCGCATCTTAAGGTATGATGATCGGCAGGTTCTATCTTTGATTGCATAACTCTTTGTCTGTGTTAAGTTTATTTTGAATGAAGATTGTTGAAAACTAGAATAGTTTATAGTCGTACTGTCATAGTtctgttgttttttttgtgtcCATGATATTAATTGGCAAGATGCACATTGTTATGGTAAAAGTTCTTTTATGCTCAGAGTTTTGATACTCGGCCATATTGCTATTAATTTCAACCATTAGATTTTTACTTTCAACGACAACCAACGGTCCTTATATTGCCTTGTTATGGTAGGAAATTGGCAAATTACAGCAATCACTACTTCGCCTGTTGGCAATGGTCGAACTTGATTTTAAGTCTAGGGGATGGAAACCTCTTTGTCattcaaaaaacaaatgaaagaaCCCAAACTAGCCTTCAGTAAGAAgttatgtaataaccctaaatttttaaaacaatatttgaattgaattgaattctataaagattatgaaattcaattaaaatgaaattgtttgtttgcaaactttacgaaacggaaacggaaacgttccgagaacgtttaataagaaaacgttacgtttccgaacgattatatcgacttttattccgtcgctcggtttcaaaaactttcttcacgaaagttgtagagctcgtcgatacgagttcgtggatatgtgacgcgttctaatcggacgtagtacgtaaaagttattaatgacggaaattagtttccgatttggaaactagtataaataggataattgtgtgtttagggtttccatttcaggaaacccttttctctctcttctctccgccccctctttttctctctctcttttctctcttcctccccgagctctctccctcttccaCTCGGCTTCACCACCGATCTCCATCCTTAGGGagacgtggccctcaccgccggtctAGGAGGCATCGCACCACCCCGCACAggcgaccccgaggtcgactctctctctcgcgCCACGCCGAAGCTCCACCAACGACGTTGACTTCTGCAAATTTTCCTCTGCCGTATCCAAGCCATCTCCGGTGGTTTTAAAGCacgattgaggtgagggttagcttaattaggttgttgtgatgccttgttgttgttttgtggttgtttgggTTCGATTTGGAGGAGATTGGAGGAGAATGGATTTGGGAagatgccgccgccttaggcggcgcgtgggggagcGTCGTAGGCGTGAGAGGTGGTCTGAGACCgtaggaaggaggaggaggagatgaggGAGGGTTTTGGGGTGGCGGTGGAATGAAACGCGCCGTTgggggtgtcggcgcgtgggccccacgcgcggtctgccggaggtggcgcgtgtgccacacgcgccgccacgtgcggcggtgtgaacagttttgacagaagggtattttggtaatttacttaagtacggtaaatgtaaatgtaaattttatttacgtacggtaaatgtaattaaattttacctacggtaaatgtaaatataaattactttcagtaaatgtaaaagtaatttgtaaaagggtaatttagtaaattttatatactgagattgtatttacatttaaacagtacgtatacgtacataaatacatatatagtatttatacgtacagaaatacgtatgcagtatttatatgtacagaaatacgtatgtagtatttatacgtacagaaatacgtatgtagtatttatacgtacagagatacgtatatagtatttatacgtacataaaaacgtattaattgtatattgtacagtaaccgtgaatagtaatactgaacagtaacactgaacagtaacttcgtaaaaccgaaaattgctgaacagtaatcgattattactgtttcggcatttaaaggtttacgaaacgattctaaattcttttcttatcttttcaaggtgatcgttaaatcaaggaaaggaatcatcttcgggaattgtggaattacgctcaagtcaataaggtgagtaaaatctcacatatttatgaatctacccttgcggtgattctaagatatttgcaagagttttaaatattgaaatacgacaagtatacaatatagtggattatatatatattgtaaaaatggtaataagtacatatatatatgatttgctatattatatactattatgaattcatttaaaataggtcatttcgatgacaagcatgtgagttttatgtggagattgttaaacgttttgtcttcggacgtgtttataaattatgacatgtataagatataatgaattatgtatatatatatatatatatatatcgtacaaATGGTaattaaatacgtatatatatatatatatagtttgctatataatatactgttatgattttattgtgacgttgatttgtacaatatgatgtgagattattgtacgtgatttttaacattgagattgttaaaatgtgaattgtcttcggacctgatttttggtacaatatgatgtgagattattgtacgtgtgcggcaagtcggaacctagcctttagccgggcgaaagttacgatacagttagagctctagtctgtctgccttagtactgcatgtgaggtaacgggtggttatctgctcatgggtactcagattattttggatgttgagtagcgggtggctatccaatatcggcggtgtattacgagaggggtaacaaatgtgTACCAGcattcttggtacccgtattataaatgcatttgggtaaccagaagggttacttaattttctcatgagcgtttcatttcatattcctttgggacaaccagatgggctgtccagtgactcatgagggtatttatatttgttgattgtgatttttcgtatattttgatatgcgaattatattttgattttactcatacgagctataagcttaccgggtttgtgtttacaatcccggtgcaccaattcgatggtgtaggggataattccgcaggtgctgattagtggagattgagtgacgactccggaggcttgaagtcgttcgtaacctgcttgtggtgagattttcgagcaaggatttgtgtgtgagaattatcgtgattttatttgtgagttttgtgagagattgtgaggattattacattccatcttatgtaatgttaaattataaatttgggttgtaataattggttttctgagttgtattgagaactcagtgatgatccgctgtgcacttaaatgatttcgatttcattgagattattttgtgtttaacgacttttgaattttgagtttttaatctctaaaattttggggtcgttacagttggtatcagagcctaagtgcgtatttggcgattatctataccatccaggagcgatgatccgactgcaggcgggcacccatcacatgctcctcggtattgatatgttgtcgggtacgcgagagtgttttaggagccataccatacggtttggtcctctagggaGTATCGTGAAGATACTTCAATGATTCATCATATTCTGAATTTCATGTTGATGTCTATTGtatctgttttagttgaattcgagacttcacaagtattgactaagtgtttcattgtttgaaggtgatgaacgctgataagggccgaggtCGGGGTAGGGccgcaggccgagtccgcaacgtggagaacctgtatgaggaggctgctccacaggaggAGCAGGgtgagccagctcctgcggttagagatgacggtcgagtgttgaagctgatcaaggatattagtgcactgtcagcaccgacctttcatggaggactggatcatatggtagctgaccattggatcgaagGCATGGAGagttattttgagatgatagagtgcacagagattgagaagagaaagatagctacattctttctcaagggtgatgctctagactggtggaagagcatgagacagactgtggaCGTGTCTACGttcacatggggaggtttcaccaccatatttcgagagaagtattttccagcctcagtacaggaggacttagagttggagtttctggcactggtacagggagacatgaccattagagagtatgatgctcgattctcgcagctgtatcggtatgtcaggcctatgggtacgactgctttagctcagaagtatctacgagggctgaaacaggagtacaaaaccatgatatcagtcctttgcctgactactagggagttgatatttgagagtgccatGAACTTGGAACAAGCAAATAAGACTCAAGCAGGAGATGTGGGAAGCAGAGACATAaagggaaaaggcaaggcGATCTGTACAGGTAGCGAGCACTCTGGACCGACgggtaggtcatggaagaggccaataccccactatcaggttcCGGCAAGGGCGGCACCCCTAGCTAACAGGGTTGCACCATTCAGACCATTGGCAGcggtgaggtgttatggctgcaacaagatgggacattacgcctcagcatgcccgaaaccgaagagagcaggctgccaccggtacgggcaagtgggacacatagctcgagattgtacccgaccactgCAGGGTAggcaggaacggccgcagagacagctaccagcgggccaagctagagtgttcgcagtgggtcagcgagacacaggagtggaaggtacattatcactgtTTGACTATCTTGCTAGAgtattgtttgatacgggagcatcgcattcattcattgctagttcggtagtagagatgctgggattgattcctacacctcttggggacgccttatgtgtcacttcaccccttggagtgtcacttgagttagagacaatctgcaacgcttgtcctattttgattggaagtagagagttctctgcttcgttgattgtgattccggaccacacttatgatgtgatcttgggaattgattggttgagaccacatcatgttgtgattgattgttttgacatggtggtgtcctttcatagacccggagagccagtgtttcgttatcgttgcctcaagtctgataacgccatgagatcaggagttttggcacatgtggagtcagtggatcagaaagtaactatcgcagacattgtggtagtatctgagtttggtgaagtgttccaagagataccagggctacctcctcgaagggtggtagatttctgcattgatgtggtACCTGGTACGGCACCTGTATCAAAGGCGccctatagaatggggcagaatgaacttaaggagttgaaggtgcagatcgatgagctattagaccaagggttcattagacctagtgtttcaccttggggagcaccggttttgttcgtgaagaagaaagatggttctctgcggttatgtgtagactacagagaactgaacaaggtgaccatcaagaataggtaccccttacctaggattgatgacttgttcgatcagctcaaaggtgctacggtgttctctaagattgatttgagatccggttatcatcagctcagagtaaaagaagaagatatatcgaagacagccttcaggacccggtatagacattatgagtttgttgtcatgtcatttggtctaacgaatgcaccagcagtcttcatgagtttgatgaaccaagtatttagtccgtacttggatgagtttgtggtggtgtttgtggatgacattctgatatactccaagacacaagaagaacatgtggtgcacctgagaacagtgttgcagaccttgaaggaggcgagattgtatgccaagctagagaagtgtgagttctggaaagaagaggtcaaattccttggtcatgttgtctcaaaagatggagtactagtagacccgtcaaaggtagaggcagtaaagaattggagtcgtccaaagaaccctacagagatacgtagtttcctcggtttggcaggttactacaggaggtttatcgaggggttttctagtattgcatcttcattgaccaagttgacaaagaaagatactccgttcgtgtggacggatgcatgtgaggaagcattcagcaaactaaagactagactgaccacagctccagttttgacgattccttctagtggtggtggctatgtcatttacagtgatgcttcgctccaaggtttgggttgtgtgttgatgcagcatggaggagttgttgcttatggctcgagacagttaaagattcatgagaaaaattatccgacacacgacctagagcttgcggcgGTTGTGTTTGCCTTGAAGATTTGGaggcattacttgtatggagagaagtttcaactcttttcagatcataagagtttgaagtacttgttttctcagaaggagctgaatatgaggcagaggagatggatggaactcctcaaggactatgacttcacattagagtaccacccggggaaggcaaatgtggtggccgatgccttgagcaggaaaccgagaggcgtggtGGCCTCACTTATGGTCCAAGAATGGTTCATGCTTGAAACTGCATCGGAGTTTGATTtagtaccatcgggaggagaaccaagggtcttccttggtagtgtcacggtgcaacccacattgatcacgaggatcatacagggtcaggcccGGGATAGGCTCTCtcaagctaagttggcagatcttgtagttgatacgcttgatgagtgcccttctgagtggagagttggacccgatggagggttgaggtttggggcaagattgtgtgtcccagattgtgatgatctccgggaggaggtccttcgtatggcacatcgttcacgttataccgttcatccagggaataacaagatgtacaaggacctttgcaggcaattctggtggaacggtatgaagaaggatgtagcagagtttgtatcgaagtgccttacatgtcagcaagtgaaagcagaacatcaacgaccagctggcatgttgaaaccactgactattcctctttggaagtgggagcagatatctatggattttgtgaccggattgcctagatcgaagaagggtcacgatgccatatgggtgattgtcgatcggttgacgaagtcggctcattttctcccagtgtcgatgaagtactcagtggacgtgcttgggaaactatatgtggatgaggtagtgagacttcatggtgccccagtttctattgtttccgatagagatgcacgtttcacttcgaagttctggggtggtttgcagaaggcgatgggtactaccttggatatgagtacagcttttcaccctcagacggatggacagacagagagggtgaatcaggtgatggaagacatgttgagagcatgtgtgttggatttcaagggtagctgggaagaccatttgagattgattgagtttgcttacaacaacagctaccattctagcattggtatgacaccttatgaggctctttatggtagaccatgtcgttcaccgatctgttgggccgaggttggtgatgaggcactgatgggtccagaggttgTTCAGGAAACCatggagaagatctcgatcattcgggacagaatccggaccgctcagagcagACAGAAGAGTTATGCggacttgaagaggagacatgtggaatttgtggtcggtgatcatgtgttcttgaaagtttcacctatgaggggtgtagtaaGATTCGgaaagaagggaaagttggcaccgaggtacgttgggccctttgagatacttgagaaggtgggcgaactagcatatcgactagccttgcctactagcatgtcgggcgttcacaacgtcttccacatttccatgctgaagaagtatgtaccagatgagtcacatgtgatcgatcatagcaccattaaagtgaaggaaaatgccacatttgttgtcgagccggttcgtatcctggatagatccacaaagaagcttcggaggagagaagttgagctagtcaaggtgctgtggagtcaccatgatgagggtaatgcatcttgggagctagagtcagacatgataactagatatccacagttgtttgttgagtgagcttgaatttcggggagaaatttctttaagggggggtagattgtaataaccctagatttttaaaacaatatttgaattgaattgaattctataaagattatgaaattcaattaaaatgaaattgtttgtttgcaaactttacgaaacggaaacggaaacgttccgacaacgtttaataagaaaacgttacgtttccgaacgattatatcgacttttattccgtcgctcggtttcaaaaactttcttcatgaaagttgtagagatcgtcgatacgagttcgtggatatgtgacgcgttctaatcggacgtagTACGTAAAacttattaacgtcggaagttagtttccgatttggaaactagtataaataggataattgtgtgtttagggtttccatttcaggaaacccttttctctctcttctctccgccccctctttttctctctctcttttttctcttcctccccgagctctctccctcttccaCTCGGCTTCACCACCGATCTCCATCCTTAGGGagacgtggccctcaccgccggtctAGGAGGCGTCGCACCACCCCGCACAggcgaccccgaggtcgactctctctctctcgcgccacgccggagctccaccaacgaCGTTGACTTCTGCAAATTTTCCTCCGCCGTATCCAAGCCATCTCCGGTGGTTTTAAAGCacgattgaggtgagggttagcttaattaggttgttgtgatgccttgttgttgttttgtggttgtttgggTTCGATTTGGAGGAGATTGGAGGAGAATGGATTTGGGAagatgccgccgccttaggcggcgcgtgggggagcGTGGTAGGCGTGAGAGGTGGTCTGAGACCgtaggaaggaggaggaggagatgagggagagttttggggtggcggtggcgtgaaACGCGCCGTTgggggtgtcggcgcgtgtgccacacgcgccgccacgtgcggcggtgtgaacagttttgacagaagggtattttggtaatttacttaagtacggtaaatgtaaatgtaaattttatttacgtacggtaaatgtaattaaattttacctacggtaaatgtaaata from Argentina anserina chromosome 2, drPotAnse1.1, whole genome shotgun sequence carries:
- the LOC126785355 gene encoding UDP-glucose flavonoid 3-O-glucosyltransferase 7-like, which encodes MESKTDQQLHIFFLPYMAPGHTLPLMDIAKLFASRGLKATLVTTTVNAKVLSKAIQTSKNLGFEIELLVFKFPSVEAGLPDGIETSNSATTQEMKEKFLKAMSLIEPKVEQMLDQHRPHFLVADSMFHWATDIAAKFGIPRLIFNGTGFFSMCASMSVMEYQPQLKVSSDSEPFVIPNLPDEIKTTRNEVPSFLKTDGKTEFMKLVKASREAENKSYGVIVNSFYELESNYADHYSNVIGRKAWHIGPVSLCNKAEKEKAERGSGGSVDAVHECLNWLNSKTPKSVVYICFGSLTNFSDCQLLEIALALEASHQQFIWVVKKRDKEPWLPEDFEKRMEGKGLIVRGWAPQLLILEHEAVGAFLTHCGWNSILEGVCAGVPLITWPVSGEQFYNEKLVNQLLGIGVAVGAEKWATVEDDNVKGEASVKREAIEKAVTEIMMGAEAERMRSKSKVLREMAKKAVVEGGSSFSDLTALVEELSSFGS